Part of the Pseudomonas sp. ADAK13 genome is shown below.
ACCTTTAAATGTGGGAACCCGGTCGAATGTGGGAGCCGGGCTTGCCCGCGATAGCATCGCCGCGGTTTGGCTGAATGACCGAGGTGGGCCCATCGCAGGCAAGCCAGCTCCCACATTTGATTGGGTTTGCACAGTGAGGCCTTGTCAGCCTGGCTTTATGCCGTTTTCCAGGTGATCTGCTCTTCACCGTCTTCGCTGATACGAATCCAGGTATCCGCGCTTTCTTCACCTTCTTCCTCAACCCAGCTACCGGGCGCGCAACGCACTTCGACGTTCAGCGCGGCAAAGGCCGCCCGGGCGCAGGCGATGTCGTCTTCCCACGGGGTCTGGTCGCTTTCCAGGTACAGGCTGTTCCATTTGCCTACGGCTTTCGGCAACCAGGTGACCGGCACGCTGCCGGCGGTGCACTTGTAGGTCTGGCCGCGCTGGACCCAGTCGGTGCACGGGCCCAGGGCGGCGCCCAGCCAGGCGGCGATGGCCTTGTGGTCGACGTCGGCGTCCTTGAGGTAAATCTCGATATCAGGTTGGCGCATGGATGTTCCTCATTGCGGGATTTTGAAAATCCATTCGCGGATTCGGCGCAGGCCCCAAGAGGCCCACAAAATAATGGGTTATTGAAGCACGAAATAGTCGTAGCGCATCGACACAGTGACCAGCAGCGGTTCGGCGGCTTCGATCACCTGGGCCCGGCGCTCGGCACTGGCGCGCCAGCCGTGAGGCGTCATGGCCAGCAGGTTGGCGCGATCCTTGGGGTCGTCCAGGCTGAGCGTGAACTCCAGGGTTTCGCTGTGTTGCAGGCTCATGCCGTCCGGTACCAGTGCCAGGTGTTTGTCGTCGGTGTACTCGCGCACTTCGTCGTACAGGCGCTCGCGCAGTTCCATCAGATGGCCGCTGGTGGGACCAACCTTCATCAAGCCGCCGCCCGGGCTGAGCAGGCGCTTGGCCTCCAGCCAATCCAGCGGGCTGAAGACGCTGGCGAGGAACTGGCAGCTGGCATCGGCCAATGGCACCCGGGCCATGCTGGCGATCAGCCAGGTCACGGTGGGGTTGCGCTTGCAGGCGCGCTTGACCGCTTCCTTGGAAATATCCAGCGCATAACCATCGGCGCGCAGCAGGGTATCGGCGATTTGCGCGGTGTAGTAACCCTCGCCACAACCGATGTCCAGCCAGCGCTGGGGTTTGCGC
Proteins encoded:
- a CDS encoding putative RNA methyltransferase, producing the protein MLACPICSAPLHDVDNGVACPVGHRFDRARQGYLNLLPVQHKNSRDPGDNLAMVEARRDFLNAGHYAPVARRLAELAAERKPQRWLDIGCGEGYYTAQIADTLLRADGYALDISKEAVKRACKRNPTVTWLIASMARVPLADASCQFLASVFSPLDWLEAKRLLSPGGGLMKVGPTSGHLMELRERLYDEVREYTDDKHLALVPDGMSLQHSETLEFTLSLDDPKDRANLLAMTPHGWRASAERRAQVIEAAEPLLVTVSMRYDYFVLQ